Proteins found in one Diorhabda sublineata isolate icDioSubl1.1 chromosome 9, icDioSubl1.1, whole genome shotgun sequence genomic segment:
- the LOC130448546 gene encoding uncharacterized protein LOC130448546, producing the protein MQRKRIGLLKHENKKPRIAQQKYRKRDGDKKEKISKNTKDLIRQRRLLVEQQKEDTSEIRTLNKTISKEIREDLRKYNTEKTRQVIEVNKSMKVLRRRLADGKKEIVKLKDNNKKEANNRRELVKIVEEFYKELYRSRREELNITKNKMKVVNQGSELVPEITIEESKNALTQMKHKKAAGEDQIVIEAVKVGAQKKWKWAGHVARMTDNRWTKRILEWRPRMDKRSRGRPPTRWSDDVKKIVGNWIHTAQDRARWFKLEEAYNQQWMEDG; encoded by the exons ATGCAGAGAAAAAGGATTGGGCTACTAAagcatgaaaataaaaaacccAGGATAG CACAACAAAAATACCGTAAAAGAGATggagataaaaaagaaaaaataagcaaaaatacAAAAGATCTAATTAGACAAAGAAGACTTCTAGTAGAACAACAAAAGGAAGATACAAGCGAAATAAGAACACTAAATAAGactatttcaaaagaaatacgGGAAGATTTAAGGAAATATAACACAGAAAAAACCAGACAAGTAATCGAAGTAAATAAAAGTATGAAGGTGCTTAGAAGGAGACTAGCTGATGGGAAAAAGGAAATCGTCAAACTCAAggataacaacaaaaaagaagCAAACAATAGGAGAGAATTGGTAAAAATTGTAGAAGAATTCTACAAGGAACTATATAGGAGCAGAAGAGAAGaattaaatatcacaaaaaataaaatgaaagtcgTAAACCAAGGTTCAGAACTTGTACCCGAAATAACAATTGAAGAATCAAAAAATGCCCTAACGCAAATGAAACACAAGAAAGCGGCAGGAGAAGACCAAATTGTGATAGAAGCTGTCAAAGTTGGGG cccaaaagaaatggaaatgggcAGGCCATGTAGCCCGAATGACAGATAATAGATGGACGAAAAGAATATTGGAGTGGAGGCCAAGAATGGATAAGAGAAGTAGAGGCAGGCCGCCAACAAGATGGAGTGacgatgtaaagaaaattgtaggaaattggATACATACAGCTCAAGATAGAGCTAGATGGTTTAAACTAGAGGAGGCCTATAACCAGCAGTGGATGGAAGATGGCTGA